A stretch of Blautia liquoris DNA encodes these proteins:
- a CDS encoding helix-turn-helix domain-containing protein has protein sequence MKLDTIGKNIRKFRLARKLRQEDLAEKTDLTTNYIGMVERGEKIPSLETFIKIVNALGVSSDMVLTDVLETGYTVKNSMLNEKLEKLVPEDRNRIYEVIDTLVKQSKQILP, from the coding sequence ATGAAGCTCGATACAATCGGCAAGAATATAAGAAAGTTCCGACTTGCGAGGAAATTACGCCAAGAAGATTTGGCTGAGAAAACAGATTTGACAACAAATTATATTGGTATGGTTGAGCGTGGAGAGAAAATTCCGTCACTCGAAACTTTCATAAAGATAGTAAATGCTTTAGGTGTATCATCGGATATGGTTCTTACAGATGTTCTGGAAACGGGATATACAGTCAAGAACTCAATGCTGAATGAGAAGCTTGAAAAACTTGTTCCTGAAGATAGAAACAGAATTTATGAAGTCATAGATACACTTGTGAAGCAGTCAAAGCAAATACTTCCATAA
- a CDS encoding lysozyme family protein — protein MADIKTRDTSKGTIKTINKAAVATERMKKAYVMTKDKAEHSTNASENSAEEYASDKIEAATDRTVHETAYRADKVGRWGVRETRQNYQKAKTGIENFKTKRAEKQLQKQSVNPVGKQSIRTLEHTEKTIKQSARSAGNSTVKTVSKGATNTVQRSVKTAEQTAKTSIKTTKEAAIIAQKTAKTTAKATQKAAQTAKKAAKATADTVKATAKATVATVKAIIAGTKALVAAIAAGGWIAVLIIMIVVLFGAAVAMFGGGSDSNSYTPVSAEVEAYEPIIQKYAKEYGIPEYVELIKAVMMQESGGRGLDPMQAAEGSFNTKYPHEPNGIKDPEYSIQCGVQELKAALTSAEVESPIDMEHIKLALQGYNFGNGYISWAKSKYGGYSYANAVEFSTQQAQRLGWDSYGDTQYPAHVLRYYPYGRAFTVGGNQAIVEVALTQLGNQGGQPYWSWYGFDSRVEWCACFVSWCADQCGYIESGLVPKFAGCVEGANWFKSNGKWQDRTYEPKTGDIIFFDWEGDGTTDHVGIVEKCENGTVYTVEGNSGDACKQRQYTVGSSNIYGYGIPAY, from the coding sequence ATGGCTGATATAAAAACAAGAGATACAAGCAAAGGTACAATCAAGACCATAAATAAGGCAGCAGTTGCCACGGAGCGAATGAAGAAAGCCTATGTAATGACGAAAGATAAGGCAGAACATTCCACTAACGCTTCGGAAAATTCCGCAGAGGAATATGCTTCCGATAAAATCGAAGCGGCAACGGATAGGACTGTTCACGAAACTGCATACCGTGCGGATAAAGTCGGCAGATGGGGTGTGCGTGAAACAAGACAGAATTATCAGAAAGCCAAAACGGGAATTGAGAATTTCAAGACCAAGCGTGCAGAAAAACAGCTTCAGAAACAATCGGTCAATCCTGTCGGAAAACAGAGTATCCGAACTCTAGAGCATACGGAGAAAACAATTAAGCAGTCTGCAAGGTCAGCAGGAAATTCGACAGTCAAGACCGTATCGAAAGGTGCAACCAATACTGTTCAAAGGTCGGTCAAGACCGCAGAACAAACGGCAAAGACTTCTATTAAGACCACAAAAGAAGCTGCCATTATAGCACAGAAAACAGCAAAAACAACAGCCAAAGCAACACAGAAAGCGGCTCAGACGGCAAAGAAAGCGGCGAAAGCCACAGCAGATACCGTTAAAGCCACAGCGAAAGCTACTGTTGCGACAGTCAAAGCGATTATTGCAGGGACAAAAGCACTTGTAGCAGCAATCGCAGCAGGCGGTTGGATAGCGGTGCTGATTATTATGATTGTCGTGTTGTTTGGTGCTGCCGTAGCAATGTTTGGAGGAGGAAGTGACAGTAATTCCTATACTCCGGTAAGTGCAGAGGTAGAAGCCTATGAACCTATCATACAGAAATATGCCAAAGAGTACGGCATTCCTGAGTATGTAGAACTTATCAAGGCGGTTATGATGCAGGAAAGCGGCGGCAGGGGACTTGACCCTATGCAGGCAGCAGAAGGAAGTTTCAATACGAAGTATCCACACGAACCCAATGGAATTAAAGACCCTGAATATTCTATCCAGTGTGGAGTTCAGGAATTGAAAGCGGCTCTTACTTCGGCAGAAGTGGAAAGTCCGATAGATATGGAGCATATTAAACTTGCTTTGCAAGGCTACAACTTCGGTAATGGATATATCTCTTGGGCAAAATCAAAGTATGGCGGTTATTCTTATGCCAATGCAGTGGAGTTTTCCACTCAGCAGGCACAAAGGCTTGGTTGGGATAGTTATGGAGATACCCAATATCCGGCTCACGTTCTGAGGTACTATCCGTATGGGCGAGCCTTTACTGTCGGAGGTAATCAGGCGATTGTTGAGGTTGCCTTGACGCAGCTAGGCAATCAGGGAGGACAACCTTACTGGAGTTGGTATGGTTTTGACAGTCGAGTGGAATGGTGTGCCTGCTTCGTATCTTGGTGTGCTGACCAATGCGGGTATATTGAAAGCGGACTTGTTCCGAAATTTGCAGGTTGTGTGGAGGGTGCAAACTGGTTTAAGTCAAATGGAAAATGGCAAGACCGCACATATGAACCAAAGACAGGAGATATTATCTTCTTTGATTGGGAAGGCGACGGTACAACAGACCACGTTGGTATTGTAGAGAAATGTGAGAATGGTACAGTTTATACCGTAGAGGGCAACTCAGGCGACGCCTGCAAGCAAAGACAGTACACAGTCGGAAGCAGCAATATCTATGGATACGGTATTCCGGCATATTAA
- the srtB gene encoding class B sortase, which yields MSRKIYIIIAMVFTVVLSVSTFFIIRNHIDSAKQNEVYDNLAEIVEDEPPKENEGVTFSEDKDYLAEYLELYRQNEDMVGWIKVEDTNINYPVVQSVNEPNFYLKHKFDKTYSAYGCPYVQENCDVQKPSDNIIIYGHHMNDGSMFTGLMKYRNKSFWEGHKTITFDTLTDRHQYEVIAVFKTVVYTDSSDSFKYYEFTDAENAAEFDAYVAKCKELSLYDTGVSAEYGDKLISLSTCEYSRNNGRLVVVAKRVD from the coding sequence ATGAGCAGAAAAATCTATATTATTATTGCGATGGTGTTTACGGTAGTGTTGTCTGTAAGCACCTTCTTTATTATCCGTAATCACATTGACTCTGCCAAGCAGAATGAAGTCTATGATAACCTTGCGGAGATTGTGGAGGACGAGCCGCCAAAGGAAAATGAGGGCGTGACGTTTTCGGAAGATAAGGACTATCTTGCGGAATATCTTGAACTCTATCGGCAGAATGAGGATATGGTGGGTTGGATAAAGGTTGAGGATACCAATATCAACTATCCGGTCGTGCAGTCTGTAAATGAGCCGAACTTCTACCTGAAGCACAAGTTTGATAAGACCTATTCCGCTTATGGCTGTCCATATGTGCAGGAAAATTGTGATGTGCAGAAGCCTTCAGACAACATCATTATATACGGACACCATATGAATGACGGTTCGATGTTTACGGGACTGATGAAGTACAGAAACAAGAGCTTTTGGGAAGGTCATAAGACTATTACCTTTGATACACTGACGGACAGACACCAGTATGAAGTGATTGCAGTCTTTAAGACAGTCGTTTATACAGACAGCTCCGATAGCTTTAAGTATTATGAGTTTACGGACGCAGAAAATGCGGCAGAGTTTGATGCGTATGTTGCTAAGTGCAAGGAACTTTCTTTGTATGATACCGGAGTATCGGCAGAATATGGCGACAAGCTGATTTCTCTTTCTACTTGTGAATATTCAAGAAACAATGGCAGGCTTGTTGTTGTCGCTAAGAGAGTGGATTAA
- a CDS encoding DUF6075 family protein gives MSKIQFRNAAHRDFVLENLDKCKVNDCYHRAFFYVMGISEETRMNIGKMFDFKRDCIIPEGMHGGWQTSGTVKVCHLAFNLWNGFTEEGRENLYTPEELFCCGYAPYFMEGIKLRYPEYCRDLTPPKRNDMER, from the coding sequence ATGTCTAAGATTCAATTTCGCAATGCTGCACACAGAGATTTTGTATTGGAAAATCTGGATAAGTGCAAAGTAAACGACTGCTATCACAGAGCGTTTTTCTATGTGATGGGTATTTCAGAAGAAACGAGAATGAACATCGGAAAGATGTTTGATTTTAAGAGGGACTGCATCATACCGGAAGGTATGCACGGCGGTTGGCAGACAAGTGGCACAGTCAAGGTCTGCCACCTTGCCTTTAATCTCTGGAATGGATTTACGGAAGAAGGCAGGGAAAATCTCTATACACCGGAGGAACTGTTCTGTTGTGGATATGCTCCGTATTTCATGGAGGGTATCAAGTTGAGGTATCCGGAGTATTGCAGAGATTTGACTCCACCTAAGAGAAACGATATGGAAAGGTAA
- a CDS encoding VirB4-like conjugal transfer ATPase, CD1110 family produces the protein MIKTLTNLFKQDKEKFVVPKGVQDVIPVAAIFDDGIFKVGKDKYSKTYRFTDINYAVASREDKEAMFLEYSELLNSLDSGATTKITINNRRLNRLDFEQTILIPTTGDNLDEYREEYNKMLLDKATGANSIVQDKYITISINKKSVEDARTYFARVGADLIAHFGRLGSKCVELETDERLRIFHDFYRVGEESSFHFDIKETRKKGHDFKDYICPDTMEFEKDYFKMGNRYGRVLFLREYASYIKDSMVAELTDMNRNLMMSIDIVPVPTDEAVKEAENRLLGVETNITNWQRRQNANNNFSATVPYDMEQQKKEMKEFLDDLTTRDQRMMFAVITMVITADSKEQLENDTEALLTTARKHLCQFATLRFQQVDGLNTVMPFGTRKIDAFRTLTTESLSVFIPFRVQDIFHENGIYYGQNVISKNMIIADRKQLLNGNSFILGVSGGGKSFAAKGEIINQVLSSDADIIIIDPEREYSQLVNAMGGEVINISATSDNHINAMDMNKDYGDGANPVILKSEFIMSLCEQLIGGTNLGAKQKSIIDRCTASVYRSYQQNDYQGHIPTLQDFRAELLQQDEPEAKELALAIELFTHGSLNTFAKQTNVDTNNRLICYDILDLGKQLMPIGMLVVLDSILNRITQNRAKGKNTFIFIDEIYLLFQHEYSANFLFTLWKRVRKYGAYASGITQNVDDLLQSHTARTMLANSEFIIMLNQASTDRLELAKLLNISDLQMSYITNVEAGHGLIKVGSSLVPFANKFPKNTKLYKLMTTKPGEA, from the coding sequence ATGATTAAGACTCTTACAAATTTGTTTAAGCAGGACAAAGAAAAATTTGTTGTACCGAAAGGGGTGCAGGACGTGATTCCCGTGGCGGCTATCTTTGATGATGGCATTTTCAAAGTGGGAAAGGATAAATATTCAAAGACTTATCGCTTTACGGATATTAACTATGCAGTGGCAAGCCGTGAAGATAAGGAAGCGATGTTTCTTGAATATTCCGAACTTCTGAACTCACTTGACAGTGGTGCGACGACAAAAATCACAATCAATAACCGTCGGCTCAACAGACTGGATTTTGAGCAGACAATTCTTATTCCGACAACCGGAGATAATCTGGACGAATATCGAGAGGAATACAACAAAATGCTTCTTGATAAGGCAACGGGGGCAAACTCTATTGTTCAGGATAAGTATATTACCATTTCCATCAACAAAAAGAGTGTGGAGGACGCAAGAACTTATTTTGCCCGTGTCGGTGCAGATTTGATTGCTCACTTCGGCAGGCTTGGAAGTAAGTGTGTGGAACTGGAAACAGACGAAAGACTTCGTATTTTCCACGACTTCTATCGTGTGGGAGAAGAAAGCTCTTTCCACTTTGATATTAAGGAAACAAGAAAAAAGGGACACGATTTTAAGGATTATATCTGCCCCGACACAATGGAATTTGAAAAGGACTATTTCAAGATGGGAAACCGTTATGGAAGAGTCCTTTTTCTTCGTGAATATGCGTCCTATATCAAAGACAGTATGGTAGCGGAACTTACGGATATGAACAGAAATCTGATGATGTCCATTGATATTGTTCCCGTTCCAACTGATGAAGCAGTAAAGGAAGCAGAGAACCGTCTGCTTGGTGTGGAAACCAATATCACAAACTGGCAGCGTAGGCAGAATGCCAATAACAACTTCTCTGCAACTGTTCCGTATGATATGGAGCAGCAGAAGAAAGAAATGAAAGAGTTCCTCGATGACCTTACGACCCGTGACCAGAGAATGATGTTCGCTGTTATCACAATGGTTATTACAGCAGACAGTAAGGAACAGCTTGAGAATGATACGGAAGCATTGCTTACCACAGCAAGAAAACATCTTTGCCAGTTTGCAACACTGAGATTTCAGCAGGTAGATGGACTCAACACGGTAATGCCGTTTGGAACAAGAAAGATTGATGCGTTCAGAACACTTACAACAGAGAGCCTTTCGGTATTTATCCCATTCAGGGTGCAGGATATTTTCCACGAGAACGGTATCTATTACGGTCAGAATGTTATCAGCAAAAATATGATTATCGCAGACCGTAAGCAGCTTTTGAATGGTAACTCCTTTATTCTCGGTGTATCTGGTGGCGGTAAGTCATTTGCGGCAAAGGGAGAAATCATCAATCAGGTGCTTTCTTCGGATGCGGATATTATCATTATCGACCCTGAGCGAGAGTATTCACAGCTTGTCAATGCAATGGGCGGAGAGGTAATCAATATTTCTGCTACTTCCGATAATCACATCAATGCAATGGATATGAATAAGGATTACGGCGACGGTGCAAACCCTGTCATTTTGAAATCCGAGTTCATCATGTCCCTTTGTGAACAGCTTATCGGAGGAACTAATCTCGGAGCAAAGCAGAAGTCTATCATTGACCGTTGTACGGCAAGCGTGTACCGCAGTTATCAGCAGAATGACTATCAAGGGCATATACCGACCTTGCAGGATTTCAGGGCAGAACTTTTGCAGCAGGACGAACCGGAAGCAAAGGAACTGGCACTTGCTATTGAGCTTTTTACACACGGTTCTCTGAACACCTTTGCAAAGCAGACGAATGTGGATACCAATAACCGCCTTATCTGCTATGACATTCTTGATTTGGGTAAACAGCTTATGCCGATTGGTATGCTTGTTGTCCTTGACTCTATCCTGAATCGTATCACACAGAACCGTGCAAAGGGTAAGAATACCTTTATCTTTATTGATGAGATTTATCTTCTGTTCCAGCACGAATACTCTGCAAATTTCCTCTTTACCTTGTGGAAGCGTGTGAGAAAATACGGTGCATACGCAAGTGGAATCACTCAGAATGTCGATGACCTTTTGCAGAGCCACACAGCGAGAACAATGCTTGCAAACTCAGAGTTCATTATTATGCTGAATCAGGCTTCCACAGACAGGCTTGAGCTTGCAAAACTTCTGAATATTTCCGACCTTCAGATGTCCTATATCACGAATGTGGAAGCAGGACACGGACTTATCAAGGTGGGAAGTTCGCTTGTACCGTTTGCAAACAAATTCCCTAAGAACACGAAACTTTATAAACTGATGACGACCAAGCCGGGCGAAGCGTAA
- a CDS encoding PrgI family protein, which yields MEVKINREIRNYTESMFFGLSLRQFIFSVLACGVAVGLYFLLRPYVGTETVSWVCILGAAPFAALGFVKYNGMTAEKAIYAWIKSEFLMPKKLVFHSTNVYYELMKPSIEQKQKEVLKSND from the coding sequence ATGGAAGTAAAAATTAACCGTGAAATCAGAAATTATACAGAGTCAATGTTTTTTGGACTGTCGCTCAGACAGTTCATTTTTTCTGTTCTTGCTTGTGGCGTTGCGGTAGGACTGTATTTCTTGCTCAGACCGTATGTTGGCACGGAAACCGTATCGTGGGTGTGCATTTTGGGTGCTGCCCCGTTTGCGGCACTTGGTTTTGTGAAGTACAACGGTATGACCGCAGAGAAAGCAATCTATGCGTGGATAAAGTCGGAGTTTTTAATGCCGAAGAAGCTGGTGTTTCATTCTACCAATGTGTATTACGAACTGATGAAGCCAAGCATTGAACAGAAGCAGAAGGAGGTATTGAAGTCAAATGATTAA